TGTGGAGATTGGGTTGAGCAAATAATTCAACTTATCATTACCGTTACACGTTTTCCTAAAAAAAGTTTGACACAATGTATCCCTTCTCTGGTGTAAAGAcatgatgttattttgaataCAGTCTTGATATTGCTGGTTTGGAAAGATAATCTTAAATGCTCTTTTTTGAACGGATTCAAGGAGCTGAGATTGTTCATTTGTGAGTGCATTATGCCACAGAGGACAAGCGTATTCAACCACAGGGCGGATAATTGACGTATAATACATCAATAACTGTTTGGTATTCAAACCCGATCTCTTAAGTAGAGTAAGAAAGTACAATCGTTTCGATGCTTTACTATAAATATAGTTGACATGGTCTGACCAGGAAAGAGTGTTGTTAATCATTACACCAAGGAGTTTGTGAACAGATATTCTTTCAACGACAGTATCATTTATACTGATAGGAGGAATATCATATTTGTCTTTCTTGAAGGTTACTATCATGTCTTTAGTTTTGTCTGGATTTAACTTCATGTTGTTTGCATTAGACCAGTTATATGTGTAGTTCTTGCCCgttgcatacatgtatttgatccAGTTGGCGTAATCTCTGATAAAGTAGTGTCATCCATGAACTTGGGTGACAGAGTTTGTGGTTTCAAGTCATTAATCATAATACGGAATAGCAAGGGACCCAGCCATGAACCTTGGGGCACTGATCCATTCAGAATAGCCCAGTCAGAGACTTCTTTACCAAGAATAACACGTTGTTGTCTATGACTGAGGAAAGCAGCAATCCATTGAACTAGAACTGGTGAAAcatccatattttcaatttttccaattAGGATGTTATGGTCAATCAAATCAAAAGCTTTGGAGTAGTCCAGCAAAGCAATATGGATAGTATTTCCTTGTTCAGCAGCTGATGAGTACCAATGGTGAAACATGTCGATTAAGCAATGTGTGGTTGAAGTACCTTTGACTGCGCCATACTGATTTGGATCAAGCTTTCCCTTTATCGCTTCCAGAAGCCAGTTACCAACAAAAGATTccaataatttacataaaacagaTGTACGAGCGATTGGTCGCAGATCTTTAGACAAATTACGCGGTGGATTAGTTTTGGGGATAGGACAAACATTAGCGTTTTCCACATTTGGGGGACATATCCTTCCCGAATAGAGCTGTTAAAATTGCACAAATGGGTTTGGCAAGTGAGTCAGTAAAATCCCGCAAAACCCAATTTGGAATGGAGTCGGGACCTACTGCTTTGTTTACCTTGATATTGAACAACTTTTTCTCAACCTGTGTACTGAGATGATAAACTGATTAGGTGTTTGATCCTCATATTTGGATACCCTTGAAGGATCTAGTGGCTTGAGTTGTGCACTGACACTTTGGAAAAATGAATTGATTTGGGTGGCTAGTTCTTTGGAATTGCCATTACAGACTTCATTTGCTAACCCCTGAAGACTATCTTTCCCTTGTTTACCTTTCCCaataatttcttttgtatgtttCCACCACTGTCTTGGGTTTGTGCTGTGTAATAACAAGATATATTCCTAACTAAAAAAGATCATACTATTGTTCTTCCCTGCAAAAAGAGACTCCCTCGGGATTTATGTAAGAGTGGTCAGGGACTGCATCGTCTCgattacccagactgctctgtGGGGCTGTCTTCCGGCCGACCGCACACTTTCTGGGAAAATCCCTTTCAAAGAAAGCAAGATGTTTCGACACGGACGAGAGCGATTCATCCTGGCAGCGCCTGATCTATGATTAACATTATATTTTGAGACAAATAGACGGAAAATATAACTTCCAGGTTATGTAAAAGTGGCTTCCGAAGTCCCTCTTTAGAAATGAGTGTCAACTATGATTTTTATGTGTAGGATTAGTTTTCGGACGAGTACGATACGATGGCCGAGGATAACAGAGTCACTAGTTACACCAATTACTAAGGTTGGACTTATAAACTTGAACATATTGAAGCGATATTTTCCGTTACCTTGTCTCAAAATATATAATTACACCATAGAAAAGTTgccataaatatatatatatatatatatatatatatatatatagaacaaagcaggtcaagacgcaccaactcaggacaccaagctcttcatttataaaatttattacaccgacgtttcgtgggagtaatcccactttatcaaggttaaaacaatctgaaataaaataacaacgacaaacttaaagtaaaatacacatGCTAAAAAAGATTGAATCATACAGAGACTGGAAAACGTGTaaagttaaaataaaaattggcgCCAACTTACAAAAAAGCCGAGCAGAAAACTGCTCCGCTTTCCTTCAAACCCAGGAGTGGAATGGTCAAAGTGTGGGTATTGTTTCAAAACaacgtcatatatatatatatatatatatatatatatatatatatatatatatatatatatatatatatatatatatatatatatatatatatatatatatatatatatatatatatatatatatatatatatataataaaagtGCATTGATGTCCtagtgggaaattacagtgctcgatgagGAATGCAgagtgttataaataataacactgaTTGCTTTAtcctaagaatcctttcacttctgtccgaagattgcaggatgcatgaaacgtaAATGCCTCTGTTGGCACCAAATTgtgtcatcagaaaatttactcaTTAGATTACAATTTAAATGGAATACAAAAGGCCATCACATCTCAACAATCCACTTAcaaactagaacaaaggcgatccaaTGGATCACAAACAGTGCCTTTATATTATTACTGTTTGTGTCTCCTCAGAGCTGAAATAGTCCTACAGTCTGTAAaccttgtttctttttttttaatgcaaagACACTAATGGTGATGAAAATTGATAAAGTCGGTCAgacttgataaaaagaaaaaatgcgAAAAATAAACAGAGCAATTTGTGTATATTGTTGTATGTAAACACTCCATATTCCTACCTTCGTTTTAGATACTCCCGGTGAAGCCTGTGAGTGCAGCATCACTGTGTCCGTTGTTCTGGGATGCCTATcggcaattttatttgcaataatTGTTATGATGATAATTTTCCTGTGGTACAGAGGACTTCGTCTGTCATCGTTTCTATGTCAGGTAATTCTTTTCCAAACATAGCATTGTGAAGCTTCAACCAATtcaattgatttattgattctAAAATAGAAACGCAAGACAAATTTACTGCAATGTTGATTTTACTATTTAACTTTATTCTAGCTACGTGTTCTGATTTACTGTCAAAGCTATAAAACTTCTCATTTTGCTGTGAAAAGACTCCATCCTACACAAGTGCGTCACTCGAGACCGTACGTTATTTATTTAGGCGGAGCTAGATAGTTGGTGTCTGGCCAGTGTACAGGAGACTTAGGTGTGTGCCATATTGGGCACAGAACATACGAATGAAGTGACTCCATGGCAAACATAGCCAATGACATAATGTACCAAACACGTATTTTACTTGGTATTGGATTCTTTTCCTAGTGAAAGAGTAGTTCTACAGCGTTGAGCATAAATCAGAGTAGGACGCTAGATGTAAGTTTTGAGGTACGGTCAGAAGATTGTAGATAGATGTGAGGTAATGAAATTattatttcttgaaacttttagtATTTTAAGCCGAAAAAGGAGAAAGGGTgccaatatcaaaaatttaaatgtcCACAAGCGACACTTTCACTAACATATTCTACCAAAGAGAATCTGCGTGAGCAGTTTAATGAATATGACGCTTATTGTTTGTCTGCATCGTTAGATCAGCGACGGAGAATATCTTTTATAAAATTAACATTGACAGGAAATGACAATGCTTTATCTTCAGTCATCTCGTAACTTTCTCATTGGGTGACCAATGTCATGAAGTTTGGTGATTCTTACACTCTTGTTAATGATGTTTTCCACACAGTTACCAATTCGTGGCAATGATGTAGCTGAGAGTTCTGAATATATTAACATATATACAGAACTTACTTACGTAAGTCTTGAAGATTATGTGAAGGAACGAGATGAGTACTTAAAGACTGGTGATGCAATTTTGGAATTTCCAAGAAATCGCCTGTTTCTAAAGGAGACGCTAAACGAGGGACAATTCAGTAAGATAGTGAAGGGAGAAGCCTGGTTTATTGGCGGCAAAGATGGAGTAAGTGACGTCATCATCAAAGTTGCCGAAGGTAACCTTTTTTAAACTTTAGAAACTTATACTCTGACAAAATGGAAGAATGCATGCCATCTTAGATCCAAAAAATTGGGGGATATGTCGAGGATTATCGTATAATCTATGCCTGTATATCGATCGAACTTTAGGGTAACAGATATTAGTACAATACTCAAGGTCATTATCTTTACAGGAGATAACAGTGTCTTCAAACAGGAAATAGACGTGATGGGGACGCTGTCTCAAGTGAAGAGAGTGATACGAATTCTTGGCTGTTGCACTGAGAAAGGTAGGATACTATATAGACTATTTTCTCTTCACCATAATTTCCAAGTCTAATCCTACAGCTTGTTAATAACTCAGTAATCGTGTTTTGATCAGTTGGCACAAGTAAATACAGTATATACCTGTAAATACATCAGAACAACAAGGACAACTTGATTTTTCAGCATAGTGAAATAAATCTATTCCGATTTACTTTTACAatgtttttctttaaattgCATAAGTTCCGTGTTTAAGACTAAGTCTTGGAAATATCAAGAATGTCGTGTAAGAAGCTAATTTCTTTGTCAAACAACACCTTTCATTTTTAGATCCTCTGTACATGATCATAGAGTACGCCCCCAACGGATCATTACGAAGCCTTCTAGAAAGTATGAAAACTTGGGATACTGATGAACGGAAAAACAATGAACTTGATCTTTTGAGGTTCGCTGTAAGTGCAGCAGAATGTATGCAGTGTCTTTTAAAGAATGAGGTAAACACTTTCCTTGAGTTTTCAAAGGATGATCTTTGTGTACCATTTAAATGATGCCTATGCtgacaacatacagacagacaaaagtgttggggtcaaaggtcaacaactTTATTACAATGTTGACTGGCTATTAGCCGATTTCAACCACTCTAGGCGTACTGAGATACATATTCAAAAGACGACGGAgcaaaagaagaaaatattattaaattcagAAGCTAGTAGGATAGGGAGGGAGGCTGGGGAACGCTCTAAGGTCGAAGCCAGCTGTGAACATCTGTTAGGTTGCCTCGTTCCGGGACCATCCCACTCACAGCCTTGAACCTggcccatttaaactacaataaaacaagtattattgctCTAGCAAAATCATGGAAATTGTGAACGTGTTATTGAACTTTGTTTGATGATATACATAATTCTCATTTTCGTTTATTACGATGTCAGCGTTTGTTGTTATGCTttaattttattagttttgtaGCTCTATTGTAGCTCTATTGTTAAGTGTGATAATCATATAATTATATACAACAACTATTTCTGTGTCTTTTCATTTCTAGATCGTCCATAGAGAGATCATGGGGAAAAACTTTCTTGTTGATAGTCAgtggaaatgtaaaatatctggTCTCGGTTCGTCAAGTGCTGTTCTTACTGATCAAAGATACAGACAAAAGATGAAGGTAATGTCACTACGCAGCGAACCTAGAAATAACCTTAAATAAATGACACCTGACGCACTTAACACTGTGCTGAtactgtttctttgtttgtatctgttcgtttgtttgtctgtttgtatgtttgtttgtttgtttgtttgttttacattGACTGACAATCAACCGTAATTTTTATCAgtcgaaacaaaacaaaacaaaatactcGTCCCACAAACTCAATATATCGCATCAGAAAGTTTCCTCTTTATTTCTCTCATTGGAATTATTCACTCCTTTGCTGTAACTACAAGCCATACAATGTCTTACTTGGAAGGAGACTATAGCTTTAATAACGATATTGTCTCTGCGATCAGAGTAACTTACCAATCAGATGGATAGCACCGGAAGTACTGTCAGGCAACGCGTATACTGCAGAAAGTGATGTTTGGTCTTTTGGTGTTCTCCTCtgggaaatattttcattcggTAGGTTCaataattttatcatattcACATTCGGTCAAGTTTTCCGTGTTCGGGAAAAATTAAGAGGTTTCAAAGGTAACTATTCCAGGAATAGTTTTGAGTTGCCAATATTCATGATCTAAGATTATGTCGGAAGCAAAGTGTTAATAACAGTCAAGTAAGAAGTACGATACGTAGTCTGATTAATTGTAGACACTGTGTCTCTCTACACCTCTTCTAAttctgtgatttttctcattctgCTGATTTATACTTTGGAGTTTCGGCGAAATGACTACAGAATCTAAACGACTAATGAACGCACGTAAATCTATGTTGAAGTCTATTTATCACGTAATTGATATTAAACCTCTGCTGTCTGTCAGGTGACATTCCTTATGAAACTCTTGAAGACGATGACGTCAAAGAATTCATTGAAATGGAAATCGACTGGAAATTCCGTCAGGATGTACAGAATCCATGTGAGTTGACACCTAATGACGTCAGGTGCTGCAAGTCTATTTAGGTTCACGTTTTCTGTGAATTGCCTACAGCAAAGTCTCTTCAACAGTCATTGGTGTCCAAAGACAAAAATAACGTTTTTTGATTAAATAGTGTAATAACTCCGCAGTAGCATTTTGCCGTTTGTTTAAAGTCACGTTGTCTTTTGAAAGCTACccaaatttttcttcttttacagCTATCAACTGATGACGTCATGCTGGATGGAGATACCAGCCGAGAGGTCAACAGTCACTGACCTCGTCGACATCTTACAAAAGTTTCAGTCCGAGTGCCGGTTTATGCAACAGTGAAGTTTGATTTTAAATTTCCTTGCTCGCTTGAACAGATTTCATGCTCCAAAGGAATGCAGACATTCTATAAATCGTTGGCCGAGAACATCAATACACACAATACTTTAATACACATGACTggggaaatatgaaaatttatgtcGGCATTTAAATCAGTTTAAGGTGGATTTCATcggaaatgaaatatttgactTTGAACCTATACAGAGTTGTAGAATCTCACAGATATATATTTCCTTCCTTGTACTTTCCTTTGGATTACTGAAAACGTGTTTGCAAAAgtactgattctgaaaatcttaagttcatattatgaatatgtaattttatttctttaaactttcaccaccattaattaaaataatcgcaatcataccaatccataatatATATGATAATTCTGATGCCTGGGCCCATGGTTGATGATTAAATAGCAAATGGACAACTGACAGGAAAAGAAGTTACAGCAAAAAGATGGTATTATAATTAAAATAACtatgaaacattttatttatgCCAAGGACTCTCGAAAGGGAAGTTGCAAACGACATTTTTTAAAAACGGATTTCATACAAGTTGTGCGTATACGCTGACCAATGATTGGTAATTTTAAATAAAGGTCTTGGCTACGGAGTCATATTCCTTAATCATAGTCTCTTGAGGTACAGTGGCTACGTTTAGATGTCAAATATTGACAAATCGtcacttttgaaatttatttgcgtGATTGAATATAAACGTCCAATAATTTTCCTACGCTCTAGGTTCCTTTAGAGCACCTACCTTGGTTGAAAATCGtcacttttgaaatttatttgcgtGATTGAATATAAACGTCCAATAATTTTCCTACGCTCTAGGTTCCTTTAGAGCACCTACCTGCTATTCACAATGTCGGCACTTTTTGGGCATTGCTAGATTAGAGTCTTGTTTGATCTCCCATTCAGGGCCTAGGGAAGCAGCATTACATCCAGGCTACTATCATCAATGGTTTACCACTTTCACCAAATAGAAGTTGGAATGTGCTATGCATCAACACATTGTTCCTTGAAACCTAAACTCCCTTCAAGAAGCACTGATTTTATCATCAGTTGTATAGTGATGCCAAAATTTACCTGTGTTTGAAACATGAActtatgacaaaaacaaatttagtGTAACTTGCTGCAAAATCCTTTGATTATATCTAGACCACTTACTCTCAACAAATCATTGCTGGCTGAAACTTTCAGAGGGTTGAACTAATCTACAGGGAAGTGAACACAGAAGGACTTTGGCTACATAACGACAAACATGAGAGTCATAGCTAGTTCCATATAAGGCAACGTGTTTACTTTGTATTGAAGTTTGTTCCCAGCATCACTGTCATTCTTCACTTTTTCGTAAAATCATTTGGTTATCAAACGCATAATAGTTATGAGTGGACCATGCAAACCGAATTCGAATAATTAAATGCACCGGTTGGTGGCGCAACTTCAGTTGATTATCCTATCATGCACAAGTCAGATGTAACTGTACTCCCGGGGGATTActtgttcagagaagtggtTGGGATGTGTAGCCGTATGTAAAAAGCCaagggcccattttagaccaaaaatcCTGTTATTTTCGGACCCCATTTTtgacctttatgacctttgacccaagtCAAAAGTCAAAGCATCAAAATTCTAAAAATGGTATAGGGTAAAAAAGGAAGCATTTTCATGACCGTGTTACTGGCAAAGCCTATTACTCGCATTTCGTTAAGGTTTATATGTTGACGTGACAAGCCATGATTTCCGAAAGATATTGCTTGAAATACTACAAAATTGGGATGAAGTAAAATATCTTTCACcctcaccaaaattttggtccagc
The Ptychodera flava strain L36383 chromosome 3 unlocalized genomic scaffold, AS_Pfla_20210202 Scaffold_25__1_contigs__length_14229661_pilon, whole genome shotgun sequence DNA segment above includes these coding regions:
- the LOC139125595 gene encoding fibroblast growth factor receptor homolog 1-like gives rise to the protein MGTLSQVKRVIRILGCCTEKDPLYMIIEYAPNGSLRSLLESMKTWDTDERKNNELDLLRFAVSAAECMQCLLKNEIVHREIMGKNFLVDSQWKCKISGLGSSSAVLTDQRYRQKMKSNLPIRWIAPEVLSGNAYTAESDVWSFGVLLWEIFSFAIN